A single window of Mycolicibacterium aurum DNA harbors:
- a CDS encoding heavy metal translocating P-type ATPase, which yields MTTVPASARGEPEAIVAPRELLNRARRYAEPALAAVTVVALGTGAAAWLAGNRALADELWIAGTVLALLPAVWWVIATLRRGRVGVDLIAVLSLVGTLLVGEYLAGAVIAVMLAGGRALEAAAERRATHDLRALLAHAPKFARRRVGSAVDVVPLEEVAVDDILVVGTGEVVPVDGRVLGSVAVLDESVLTGEALNVERAPGEPVRSGAVNAGSNFEMRAAAGAADSTYAGIVRLAEEAGAQNAPIVRLADRLAAWFLPLTLVTAGAAWALSGSAVRAVAVLVVATPCPLLLAAPVAIVSGLSRASRRGVVIRSGGALENLGRATTLVLDKTGTLTEGRPTVVAVLSAPGRDAAEVLTIAASVDQMSGHVLAEAIVTEALARNLVLTLPADVVEEPGQGASATVESRRVRVGKLPAEALTAPWTRGAVNRARLDSAAIAWVEVDDEVAGAILLRDPLRRDAPRTIRRLRDAGLRRVVMLTGDRPDPAREVGAVLGLDAVYAQQSPADKVAAVTRERASAVTVMVGDGVNDAPALATATVGVAMGARGATASSEAADIVLTTNRLDRLADAMDIARWSRRIALQSAVAGMALSLVAMAVAAAGWLAPAWGALVQEVIDVAVILNALRALRGDPATKVDLLADTGDLLRRFADEHDELRDAVLLLRDAADLVVAGDPHALAVLTKAHTFLRDQLLPHESAEESELYPALARPLGGGETTATMSRAHAEIQRLSDRIATHVDLATSGGGIQQEQVDDLLACLYGLFAVVQLHFLQEEENYFTLAEPDRGSAEARRTQTHGRK from the coding sequence ATGACAACCGTCCCCGCTAGCGCCCGCGGTGAGCCGGAAGCCATCGTGGCGCCGCGCGAGCTGCTCAACCGCGCACGGCGGTATGCCGAGCCGGCTCTGGCCGCGGTCACCGTCGTCGCCCTCGGTACGGGAGCCGCCGCGTGGCTCGCCGGCAATCGCGCGCTCGCCGACGAGTTGTGGATCGCGGGAACGGTGCTCGCCCTGCTGCCTGCGGTGTGGTGGGTGATCGCGACACTGCGGCGGGGACGGGTGGGTGTCGACCTGATCGCGGTGCTGTCACTGGTCGGGACGCTGCTGGTGGGCGAGTATCTCGCGGGAGCGGTGATCGCGGTAATGCTCGCCGGCGGCCGCGCGCTCGAGGCCGCAGCAGAGCGTCGGGCCACTCACGACCTACGGGCGCTTCTGGCGCACGCGCCGAAGTTCGCCCGCCGCCGGGTCGGATCAGCGGTCGATGTCGTTCCGCTGGAAGAGGTTGCGGTGGACGACATCCTCGTGGTGGGCACCGGTGAGGTGGTTCCCGTCGACGGTCGGGTCCTCGGGTCGGTGGCCGTCCTCGACGAATCGGTACTGACGGGTGAAGCGCTGAACGTGGAGCGCGCGCCCGGCGAACCGGTGCGAAGCGGCGCCGTCAATGCGGGCTCCAATTTCGAGATGCGTGCGGCGGCCGGCGCGGCCGACAGCACCTACGCCGGCATCGTGCGCCTCGCCGAGGAGGCCGGAGCGCAGAACGCACCCATCGTTCGGCTCGCTGATCGGTTGGCCGCCTGGTTCCTGCCTTTGACGCTGGTCACGGCAGGTGCGGCGTGGGCGCTCAGCGGCTCGGCTGTCCGCGCGGTCGCGGTACTCGTGGTCGCCACCCCGTGCCCTCTGCTGCTCGCCGCGCCGGTGGCGATCGTCTCCGGTCTGTCGCGTGCTTCGCGCCGTGGGGTGGTGATCCGCAGCGGCGGAGCGCTGGAAAACCTGGGCCGCGCAACGACGTTGGTGCTCGACAAGACAGGAACCCTCACCGAGGGGCGCCCCACCGTCGTCGCGGTGCTCAGCGCTCCCGGCCGTGACGCCGCCGAGGTCTTGACGATTGCCGCGTCGGTGGATCAGATGTCCGGTCACGTGCTGGCAGAAGCGATCGTCACCGAAGCACTCGCGCGGAATCTGGTCCTGACGCTGCCCGCCGACGTGGTCGAAGAGCCCGGGCAGGGCGCGAGCGCCACTGTTGAGAGCCGCCGCGTCCGCGTGGGGAAGCTACCTGCTGAGGCGCTCACCGCACCGTGGACGCGAGGGGCCGTCAATCGAGCGCGGCTGGACTCCGCCGCGATCGCCTGGGTCGAGGTCGACGACGAGGTCGCCGGGGCGATCCTGCTGCGCGACCCGCTGCGCCGCGACGCTCCCAGGACTATCAGGCGGTTGCGCGACGCCGGACTCCGCAGAGTGGTCATGCTGACCGGCGACCGGCCCGATCCGGCCCGTGAGGTGGGCGCGGTGCTCGGGCTCGACGCGGTGTACGCGCAGCAGAGCCCCGCCGACAAAGTTGCCGCGGTAACCCGAGAACGCGCGTCGGCAGTGACCGTCATGGTCGGCGACGGGGTCAACGACGCACCCGCGCTGGCCACCGCGACCGTGGGTGTGGCCATGGGCGCTCGCGGTGCCACCGCGTCGTCGGAAGCCGCCGATATCGTCCTGACCACCAATCGCCTCGACCGCCTTGCCGACGCCATGGACATCGCACGGTGGTCCCGCCGGATCGCGCTGCAGAGCGCCGTCGCGGGGATGGCGCTGTCACTCGTGGCCATGGCGGTCGCCGCCGCCGGGTGGCTGGCGCCGGCGTGGGGAGCCCTGGTCCAGGAAGTGATCGACGTGGCGGTGATTCTCAACGCCCTGCGCGCGTTGCGCGGTGACCCCGCCACGAAGGTCGATCTGCTGGCAGACACCGGAGATCTGTTGCGCCGATTCGCCGATGAACACGACGAATTACGCGACGCGGTCCTGCTGCTGCGCGACGCGGCCGATCTCGTGGTCGCGGGAGATCCTCACGCACTCGCCGTGCTCACCAAGGCGCACACCTTTCTTCGTGATCAGCTGCTGCCGCACGAGTCGGCCGAAGAATCCGAGTTGTATCCGGCCCTGGCCAGGCCCCTCGGCGGTGGTGAGACGACCGCCACCATGAGTCGGGCCCATGCCGAGATCCAGCGGCTTTCCGACCGGATCGCAACACATGTCGACCTTGCGACGTCCGGCGGCGGAATCCAGCAGGAGCAGGTCGACGACCTGCTCGCGTGCCTCTACGGGCTCTTCGCCGTCGTCCAGCTGCATTTCCTCCAGGAGGAGGAGAACTACTTCACCCTCGCCGAGCCCGACCGTGGGTCCGCCGAGGCGCGACGCACTCAGACACATGGGCGAAAGTGA